The region CAGCGGAAACACGTGCTCGCCATACAGATCCTGGTGCAAACAGTTGTAATCGCCTTCGCGGTAGCGCAGCAGCAAGGGCGTGGGCCGCGTCTGCCCCGCCGCATGGCAGCGCGCGAGGAAATCGGCGTGGCTGGACGGAAAGCGCGTCTCGATGCCCATGGCGGCGTGCCAGCGGTTGGCAATCGCCGCCAAGGGGGAATACAAGCCCGTGCGCAAGGCGGCCACCACCTCCGGCAGCGGATGCGCGAAATACTGGTACTCGCCCTGGCCAAAACCATGGCGCTGCATCACCACCTTGCTGCGAAAGCGCGACGCGTCCTCATACTGCGCCGCCAGCGCCACGCAGGCATCCGCATCCAGCAAGCCCGGCACGACGGCGCAGCCGTATTGATTGAGATCATCCTCGATCTGGCGCCAGTCCAGCGCCCTCACCGTTCGCCCTCGCGTTCCAGCAGCGCCTGCTTGCGCTCCACGCCCCAGCGGTAGCCGGACAGCGCGCCATCGTTGCGCACCACCCGGTGGCAGGGAATGGCGACGGCCAGGGCATTGGCCGCGCAGGCACCGGCCACGGCGCGCGCGCCGTGCGGAGCGCCGATGCGCCGGGCCAACTCGGCATAGCTGACGGTGCTGCCGGCAGGAATCTCGCGCAAGGCTTGCCACACGCGCTGCTGGAACACCGTGCCGCGCACGTCGAGCGGCAAGTCCAGTCCCAGGCCCGGCGCCTCGACCAGGCCCACCACTTGCGCCACCGTCTGTTCGTATTCAGCTTCCGCGCCGTGCAACTCGGCTTGGGGAAAGCGGTCCTGCAAGTTGCGCAGCAGCACTTCCGGATCGTCATCGATCAAAATGGCGCAAATGCCCTTGTCCGTGCTGGCCACGAGGATGGCGCCCAGCGAGCAGGCGCCGATGGCAAAGCGGATCACGGCGCCGCTGCCGCCGGCGCGAAAGGCGCCCGGCGTCATGCCCAGCAAGCCCGGCGTGGCGGCATACAGGCGGCCGCTGGAATTGAAGCCGGCCGCATACAAGGTTTCCGTGACATTCGCCGCGCCCTGCAAGCCGGCCTTCAGGCGTTCGCCGCGCCGCGCCGCCGCGTACGCTTTCGGCGTGATGCCCGTGTGCGCCTTGAAGACGCGGTGGAAGTGAAAGCGGCTCATGCCGGCAGCCTGCGCCAACGAGTCCAGGTCGGGCAGCTCGTCGCTGGCGTCGATCAGCCGGCAGATGTCGGCCACGATGGCCGCCTGGCGCTGGGCCAGCGGCGGCAAGTTGGGTTTGCAGCGCAGGCAGGGCCGAAAGCCGGCCGCCTCCGCCTGCTCGCACGTGGCGTGGAAAGCCACGTTGCGGCGCAAGGCGGGACGCGCCGCGCAGGAAGGGCGGCAATACACGCCCGTCGTGCGTACCGAGTAATAAAAGACGCCGTCGGCGTCGGGGGCGCGCCGCTGCAGGGCATCCCAGCGCTCATCATCGGTGGTGTAAGAGTGATCCATGTCGGACTCCGTGCTTGTCATTGGCAAGTAGCCAGCATAGCCAGCGCTGGCCGGCGCCACACTCCGGCGCTTGCTTTTGAATTCAAAAAAAGGCTGGCGGCAGGCATCGTGCTCGGTGCTAAAATCGGCCATCGCGCCTCCAGCCGGCGGCGCGCCCTGCCCGTGCCCCGGAGAAACCGCATTGGACGACCACACTACACAAGAAAATACGCCCATTTTCCAGCGCATCAAGGATTTTCTGCTGGCCGGCATCGCCGCCGGACGCTGGAAGGAAGGCGACGTGATTCCCTCCGAGCAAGCACTGGTAAAACAATTCGGCGTCTCGCGCATGACGGTCAACCGCGCCGTGCGCGAACTGACCAGCGAGCAAATACTGACGCGGCGCCAGGGTTCCGGTACCTATGTGGCGCAGCAAAAATACCAGGCGACCTTGTTGGAAATCAAGAGTATCGCCGATGAAGTGCGGGCGCGCGGACATATCCATCGCAGCAGCTTGCAATTGCTGGAACGCACCAAGGCCTCCGACTTGCTGGCCAAGCAATTCGGCCTGCCGCCGGAACACCCGCTGTTTCATTCGCTGATCGTGCATTTTGAAAACGGCGTGCCGATCCAGGTCGAGGACCGCTGGGTCAATCCCGAATGCGCACCCGACTACATGACGCAGGATTTTTCCAGCATCACGCCGAACGAATACCTGATGGCAGCGGCCCCTCTGCAAGGCGCCACCTACAGCATCGAAGCGCTGTCGGCGCCGCGCGACATCGCCGAAATGCTGGCCATCGACACCAAGCAGCCTTGCCTGGTGCTGCGCCGCCAGACGCGTTCAGGCGGCAAGATCGCCTCGACCGCCACCATGTGGCATCCCGGACACCGCTATCAGTTCGCCGGCAGCTTTACCTGAGGCTACCACCGCGATTGAGTAGCACGATTTCGCGCAAACTTTCTCACGAATTCTCACTAAATCGCGAAAAAAACAGCCATTTCGGGGCAAAAAAAATCCCGTTTTGGCCGTTTCCGAACTTAAATACTCCGAGTAAATATTCGATGCTATAGTTGCCGCCAGAAAGCGCCGCAGGCGTTTATTTGAGCGCGCCTCATGTACTGCCAGCCTAGTCCAATCACGCCCCAGAAAGGGATGCATTTGTCGTATTGCAGCCACACGAGTTTCGGCGCACCACGCCCACGGCGCCCTGCGCTGCGCCGGCTCGCGCGTACGATGCTGGCGGCAGGCATGACGCTTTCGCTGCCGGTGCAGGCGGCGCACGGCATGACGCCGGCATTGCTGTGGCCGTATGCCGCCGCCAGCGCCACCGCCCTGGCGGGACTGGCTTGCTGGCAAGCCTGGCGCCTGCGCCAGCAGTTGCGCCACCAGCCCCAGCCCGCGCAGGCCCAGGCCGAACAGGATGCCGTGCAAGCCTTGCGCGGCGCCACCATGGCCGGCTGGACCTGGCGGCGCCAGTCCGACCGGCTGCAGTTCGCGCCCCAGTACCAGGACGTCCTGGGCGACAAGCATGCCAGGCTCGAACATGCACTGGCCGACTGGCTGGCCGAAGTCCACCGCGATGACCGAGCGCGCCTGAGCCTGGCCTTTCGCCAGCATCTGGACGGCCAGGCGCCTGGCACCTTCAATTGCGAATTCCGTTTGCGCCACAGCGACGGCCACTGGCGCTGGCTGCTGGCGCGCGGCGCCGTCCTGTCGCGCGCCTCGGATGGCAGCGCCACGCAGGCCAGCGGCATCGTCTGCGACATCAGCGAGCGCAAGCAGGACGAGCAATCGCGCATGCGCTCGATGCTGGAAGCGGCGCCCGAAGCCATGCTGGTGGCCGATGTCGAGGGCAAGGTGCATTACGCCAACCAGATTGGCGCGCGCTGCTTCGGCTATCCGCTGGCCGAATTGATTGGCATGTCGCTGGAGCAATTGGTACCGGAAAGCACGACCAGCCACTCCGCGGGCGACCCGCAAGGACGGCACAGCCTGCCTGGCAGGGTGATGATGGCGCGCCGTCGCGACGGCACGCACTTCCCCGCCAAGGTCAGCCTGTCGCCGCTGCGCATGGCCGGGCAAGTTTTTTCCATCGTCTCGCTGCGCGACATGACGCAGCGGCAACGCGCCGAGGAAGCGCTGCACGCCAGTTCGGAACGCTACCGCCTGATCGTGCAGACGGCCGCCGAAGGCATCTGGATGACGGATGCGAACGGCAAGACCACCTTCGTCAACCCGAAGATGGCGCACATGCTCGGCTACACGGTGCAGGAAATGCTGGGCCGTCCCCTGCTCGACTTCATGGACCGCGACAGCCAGCTGCTGATGCAGCGCCGCCTGGCCAGTCACGGCAGTCAGGCCAGCCAGCCGGACCAGGTCGATTTCCGCTTCTTCCGCAAGGATCAGTCCAGCCTGTGGGGTTTGCTGTCGAGCACCAGCATCCAGTCGGACAATGGCGAGCCGGGCGGCACCCTGGCGATGATCACCGACATCACCGAGCGGCGCCAGGCGTCGATCGCGCTGTCGAACTCGAGCCAGCGCATGGCGTCCGTGTTCGGCGCCGTGACGAATGGCCTGGTGGTGCAGGACAGCCACGGTCACATCCTGGAAAGCAATGCCGCCGCCGAGCGCATGCTGGCGGCCAGTCCGGCCGGCAACAGCCTGTGGCAAGCCATCCGCGAAGACGGCTCCGCCTTCGACCAGCGCAGCCATCCCGTGCACATCACCCTGTCGACGGGCGAAGCCATGCGCGACGTGCTGATGGGCGTGCTGCAGCCCGATGGCAGCCTGTCATGGCTGTCCGTAAATACCGAGGCCATCCGCGATGAGTACGGCAAGGTGGGCATGGTGGTGGCCAGCCTGACGGACATCACGTATCACAAGCGCAGCGAGAGCGCCTTGCGCGAGCTCAATGAACATCTGGAAGAGCGCGTGGCGCAGCGCACGGAACAGCTCGACCAGGCCAAGCAGGTGGCAGAGGAAGCGAGCCTGGCGAAGGGACAATTCCTGGCCAACATGAGCCATGAAATCCGCACGCCGATGAATGGCGTGATTGGCATGGCGTATCTGGCCCTCAAAACGGACCTGGAACCGCGCCAGCGCGATTACCTGGAGAAAATCCGCTTCGCCGGTGAACACTTGCTGGGCATCATCGACGATATCCTCGACATCTCGAAAATCGAGGCGGGCAAGCTGGAAATCGAGCACGTCAACTTCAGTTTCGACCATGTCGTGCAAACGCTGATGACGGTGGTGGCGCCGCGCGCCGCCGGCAAGAACCTGGAACTGCTGTTCGAGATCGACCCGCAATTGCCCGCCGTGCTCGTGGGCGACCCGCTGCGCCTGGGGCAGGTATTGATCAACTACGCCAATAACGCCATCAAGTTCAGCGAACAGGGCAGCATTACCGTGAAAGTGCGCAGGGTGGTGGCGGACGCGAAACACTGCCTCGTGCGCTTTGAAGTGTGCGACCACGGCATCGGCCTGTCGCAGGATGAAATGAGCAAACTCTTCCAGTCCTTCCAGCAAGCCGACACGTCCACCACGCGCGAATATGGCGGCACGGGCCTGGGCCTGGCCATCTGCAAGCAGCTGGCCCAGCTGATGGGCGGCGACGTGGGCGTCGACAGCCGTCCCGGCGCCGGCAGCACCTTCTGGTTCACGGCCAACCTGGGCATTTCCGACCAGGCCGCGCCCGCCATGCTCGACAGCATGGTGCAGACGGCGGCCGCCATGCGCGCCAGCGCCGACGCGGCCCTGGTGATGCGCACGCTCAAGCATGCACGCATCCTGCTGGTGGAAGACAACACCTTCAACCAGCAGGTGGCGCTGGAATTGCTGGAAGAAGCGGGCGCCTCCGTCTGTCTAGCCAACAATGGCGAAGAGGCGCTCGACCTGCTGCGCCAGACCCAATTCGACTGCGTGCTGATGGACGTGCAGATGCCGCTGATGGATGGCTTGCAGGCGACGCGCCACATCCGCGCCGACCCGCAGCTGGCGCACCTGCGCGTGCTGGCCATGACGGCCACGGCCACCAGCGAAGACCGCGTGCGCTGCCTGGAGGCGGGCATGGACGATTTCATTTCCAAGCCCATCCAGCCGGCCATGATGTACCAGACCATCGCCAGCTGGCTGCCGGCGCGCGAGACGCCGCCACCACCGGCGCGCAGCCGCGCCGCGCCCGCCTTCAAGACCACGCTGGCCGGCGACCCGCAAGTGATCGACCTGTCCATCCTGGCAAAGTTGCTGGGCTACAACCCGGAAAAGGTGCGCAAGTTCGCCTTCAAGTTCCTGCAGACCACGCAGGATGGCTTTGGCGACATCGATGCGGCCCTGGCGCGCGGCGACGTGCACCAGGTGCGCGAACTGGGGCACCGCATCAAGTCGTCGGCGCGCACCGTGGGCGCCCTGGGACTGGCCGAGCTGTGCCACAACCTGGAAACCCTGGCGCCGGGCGAACCGGCCGACGAGGCGGAGCGGGCGCGGCGCATCGTCACGCGCCTGTGGCCCCTGCTGGAACAGATTACCGAACAAATCATGAATAACACCAGCTTTGCCAATGACGATTAGCTACCGCCAAATTGGATTGCGGCAAGGTATCGGCATCGACAGCGATGCATATCAACAGAAAGACATGACGATGAACACTGTATCAAACCAAGCAAGCCAGGAACACAACGAAGCAGGCCTGGCGCCATTGCGCGTGCTGCTGCTGGACGACGACGTTTTCATGCTCGACGTGCTCAGCGACATGCTTGAGCAAATGGGCTCGTTCGACATCCGCTGCGAATCGCACAGCGAACAGGCGCTGTCGACCCTCAAGCAGCACCAGCCCGACCTGCTGATCTGCGACCTGTCCATGCCCGACATCGACGGCATCGAATTTTTGCGCATGGCGGCGGAAAACGGCTTCCGCGGCGGCGTGGTTCTGCTGTCGGGCCTGCATTCGGCCGTGCGCCTGGCGGCCGAACGCCTGGCCATGGCCAACGGCCTGCATATATTGGGCACCTTCCGCAAGCCGATGGAAAGCGCGGAATTGCAGCTGATGGTGAACTTGCAACTGCAGCACACGGCGCGTCAGGCCAGCGTACAAGCCTGAGCGCGCAGGCCGGCCGGGAGGGCGGACACGGCGCTGCAGGCCAGCAGGCATGCGGCTTTGCCGCCCTGCCGGCAACTGCAGCGACGATATGCCTCAAGTTTTTCTGCAATAATCGCCACGCTTTGAAAAAATGGGTTATTATTTCAGCCATCCCCGCCTGCATACCTCTGGTCGCACCTTCCAAGACATTGAAGTCGTGCCCATTGTCCCCATCTTCTCATTGCATTCCAGGAAGCATGGATGGCGAACCAGCGTATGGTTAATTCCAGGCATTATTGATCCCACCCTCATTTGAGGAAAATATGAGCGAAAATATCAAACACATTAGCGATGCATCTTTTGAAGCAGACGTCCTGCAATCCGAGTTGCCCGTACTGGTCGACTTCTGGGCAGAATGGTGCGGTCCCTGCAAGGCCATCGCCCCGATCCTGGAAGAAGTGGCCAAGGAATACGCCGGCCGCATCCTGATCGCCAAGATGGACGTGGACGCGAACCAGGCAGTGCCTGCCAAGTTCGGCATCCGCGGCATCCCGACCCTGATCCTGTTCAAGGATGGTGTTGCAGCTGCTCAAAAAGTGGGCGCCATGGCCAAGGGCCAGTTGACCACTTTCGTCGACAGCAACATTTAATGTATGATGGGCAGCGCTGCGCCCGCAGCGCCGCCTGACTGGAACCACCGGGAAGCGGCTTTGCCCTCATTCGTGCACAGCCTTCCCCAATAATTAATCAACGCCACGCAGTCCCCTCCCCTACCTTTACCTCCCGTCTCGGGACACTCAACATATATGCATTTATCCGAACTAAAGGCCCTACACGTATCCGCCCTGCTTGAGATGGCGATCGGTCTTGACATTGACAACGCAGCCCGCTTGCGCAAACAGGAGCTGATGTTCGCTATCCTGAAAAAACGCGCCAAGTCCGGCGAACAGATTTTTGGCGACGGCGCCCTGGAAGTGCTGCCTGACGGCTTCGGCTTCCTGCGCTCGCCCGACGCCAGCTACATGGCGTCCACCGACGACATTTACATCTCCCCTTCGCAAATCCGCCGCTTCAATCTGCACACCGGCGATTCGATCGAAGGCGAGGTACGGACCCCGAAAGATGGCGAACGCTATTTCGCATTGGTCAAAGTCGACAAGGTCAACGGCGAATCGCCGGAGATGTCGAAACACCGCATCCTGTTTGAAAACCTGACGCCGCTGCACCCGAACGAGCCGCTGCGCCTGGAACGTGAAATGAATGGCCAGGAAAACATCACCGGCCGCATCATCGACCTGATCGCCCCGATCGGCAAAGGCCAGCGCGGCTTGCTGGTGGCGTCGCCGAAATCCGGTAAATCCGTGATCCTGCAGCACATCGCCCATGCGATCACGGCCAACCACCCGGACATCACCCTGATCGTGCTGCTGATCGACGAACGTCCGGAAGAAGTGACGGAAATGCAACGCTCCGTGCGCGGCGAAGTCGTCGCCTCGACCTTCGACGAGCCGGCCACGCGCCACGTGCAAGTGGCCGAAATGGTGCTGGAAAAAGCCAAGCGCCTGGTCGAAATGAAAAAAGACGTGGTGATTCTGCTCGACTCGATCACCCGTCTGGCGCGCGCCTACAACACCGTCATCCCTGCCTCGGGCAAGGTCCTGACCGGTGGTGTCGACGCGAACGCGCTGCAACGTCCAAAACGCTTCTTCGGCGCCGCGCGCAATATCGAAGAAGGCGGCTCGCTGACCATCATCGCCACGGCGCTGATCGAAACGGGCTCGCGCATGGATGACGTGATCTTTGAAGAATTCAAGGGTACCGGCAACATGGAAGTGCATCTGGAACGCCGTCTGGCCGAAAAACGCGTCTACCCGGCAATCAACCTGAACA is a window of Janthinobacterium rivuli DNA encoding:
- a CDS encoding 2OG-Fe(II) oxygenase — protein: MRALDWRQIEDDLNQYGCAVVPGLLDADACVALAAQYEDASRFRSKVVMQRHGFGQGEYQYFAHPLPEVVAALRTGLYSPLAAIANRWHAAMGIETRFPSSHADFLARCHAAGQTRPTPLLLRYREGDYNCLHQDLYGEHVFPLQLAVLLSRPQEDFTGGEFVLTEQRPRMQSRAEVVPLAQGDAVLFPVAQRPVIGTRGTYRVNMRHGVSRLRSGLRHTLGIIFHDAS
- the ada gene encoding bifunctional DNA-binding transcriptional regulator/O6-methylguanine-DNA methyltransferase Ada, which translates into the protein MDHSYTTDDERWDALQRRAPDADGVFYYSVRTTGVYCRPSCAARPALRRNVAFHATCEQAEAAGFRPCLRCKPNLPPLAQRQAAIVADICRLIDASDELPDLDSLAQAAGMSRFHFHRVFKAHTGITPKAYAAARRGERLKAGLQGAANVTETLYAAGFNSSGRLYAATPGLLGMTPGAFRAGGSGAVIRFAIGACSLGAILVASTDKGICAILIDDDPEVLLRNLQDRFPQAELHGAEAEYEQTVAQVVGLVEAPGLGLDLPLDVRGTVFQQRVWQALREIPAGSTVSYAELARRIGAPHGARAVAGACAANALAVAIPCHRVVRNDGALSGYRWGVERKQALLEREGER
- the hutC gene encoding histidine utilization repressor yields the protein MDDHTTQENTPIFQRIKDFLLAGIAAGRWKEGDVIPSEQALVKQFGVSRMTVNRAVRELTSEQILTRRQGSGTYVAQQKYQATLLEIKSIADEVRARGHIHRSSLQLLERTKASDLLAKQFGLPPEHPLFHSLIVHFENGVPIQVEDRWVNPECAPDYMTQDFSSITPNEYLMAAAPLQGATYSIEALSAPRDIAEMLAIDTKQPCLVLRRQTRSGGKIASTATMWHPGHRYQFAGSFT
- a CDS encoding PAS domain-containing hybrid sensor histidine kinase/response regulator; this encodes MTLSLPVQAAHGMTPALLWPYAAASATALAGLACWQAWRLRQQLRHQPQPAQAQAEQDAVQALRGATMAGWTWRRQSDRLQFAPQYQDVLGDKHARLEHALADWLAEVHRDDRARLSLAFRQHLDGQAPGTFNCEFRLRHSDGHWRWLLARGAVLSRASDGSATQASGIVCDISERKQDEQSRMRSMLEAAPEAMLVADVEGKVHYANQIGARCFGYPLAELIGMSLEQLVPESTTSHSAGDPQGRHSLPGRVMMARRRDGTHFPAKVSLSPLRMAGQVFSIVSLRDMTQRQRAEEALHASSERYRLIVQTAAEGIWMTDANGKTTFVNPKMAHMLGYTVQEMLGRPLLDFMDRDSQLLMQRRLASHGSQASQPDQVDFRFFRKDQSSLWGLLSSTSIQSDNGEPGGTLAMITDITERRQASIALSNSSQRMASVFGAVTNGLVVQDSHGHILESNAAAERMLAASPAGNSLWQAIREDGSAFDQRSHPVHITLSTGEAMRDVLMGVLQPDGSLSWLSVNTEAIRDEYGKVGMVVASLTDITYHKRSESALRELNEHLEERVAQRTEQLDQAKQVAEEASLAKGQFLANMSHEIRTPMNGVIGMAYLALKTDLEPRQRDYLEKIRFAGEHLLGIIDDILDISKIEAGKLEIEHVNFSFDHVVQTLMTVVAPRAAGKNLELLFEIDPQLPAVLVGDPLRLGQVLINYANNAIKFSEQGSITVKVRRVVADAKHCLVRFEVCDHGIGLSQDEMSKLFQSFQQADTSTTREYGGTGLGLAICKQLAQLMGGDVGVDSRPGAGSTFWFTANLGISDQAAPAMLDSMVQTAAAMRASADAALVMRTLKHARILLVEDNTFNQQVALELLEEAGASVCLANNGEEALDLLRQTQFDCVLMDVQMPLMDGLQATRHIRADPQLAHLRVLAMTATATSEDRVRCLEAGMDDFISKPIQPAMMYQTIASWLPARETPPPPARSRAAPAFKTTLAGDPQVIDLSILAKLLGYNPEKVRKFAFKFLQTTQDGFGDIDAALARGDVHQVRELGHRIKSSARTVGALGLAELCHNLETLAPGEPADEAERARRIVTRLWPLLEQITEQIMNNTSFANDD
- a CDS encoding response regulator; this encodes MNTVSNQASQEHNEAGLAPLRVLLLDDDVFMLDVLSDMLEQMGSFDIRCESHSEQALSTLKQHQPDLLICDLSMPDIDGIEFLRMAAENGFRGGVVLLSGLHSAVRLAAERLAMANGLHILGTFRKPMESAELQLMVNLQLQHTARQASVQA
- the trxA gene encoding thioredoxin TrxA translates to MSENIKHISDASFEADVLQSELPVLVDFWAEWCGPCKAIAPILEEVAKEYAGRILIAKMDVDANQAVPAKFGIRGIPTLILFKDGVAAAQKVGAMAKGQLTTFVDSNI
- the rho gene encoding transcription termination factor Rho; amino-acid sequence: MHLSELKALHVSALLEMAIGLDIDNAARLRKQELMFAILKKRAKSGEQIFGDGALEVLPDGFGFLRSPDASYMASTDDIYISPSQIRRFNLHTGDSIEGEVRTPKDGERYFALVKVDKVNGESPEMSKHRILFENLTPLHPNEPLRLEREMNGQENITGRIIDLIAPIGKGQRGLLVASPKSGKSVILQHIAHAITANHPDITLIVLLIDERPEEVTEMQRSVRGEVVASTFDEPATRHVQVAEMVLEKAKRLVEMKKDVVILLDSITRLARAYNTVIPASGKVLTGGVDANALQRPKRFFGAARNIEEGGSLTIIATALIETGSRMDDVIFEEFKGTGNMEVHLERRLAEKRVYPAINLNKSGTRREELLIKPNELQKIWILRKLLYSMDEIEAMEFILDKMKATKNNAEFFDMMRRGG